In a genomic window of Punica granatum isolate Tunisia-2019 chromosome 6, ASM765513v2, whole genome shotgun sequence:
- the LOC116212471 gene encoding multicopper oxidase LPR1-like encodes MVSSEREKVMSELLFVVLFGGIILTATWAEEGLLNPAKLEMFVDELQDMPKIQGFEVINGVSRPRRLKIGMYPIRWKFHRNLPSTPVFAYGTSRSTATVPGPTIEALHGIDTHVTWLNHLPQKHILPWDPTIPTAIPSNRKGIPTVVHLHGGIEEPESDGHGDAWFTAGFRDKGPTWTKRTYHYHNHQHPGNLWYHDHAMGLTRVNLLAGLIGAYIIRHPEIEQHLGLPSCDEFDHALVVFDRGFRVDGSIYMNSTGNNPSIHPQWQPEYFGDAIIVNGKAWPYMKVRRRKYRFRIINASNARFFQFFFTNGLEFVVVGSDSAYLEEPVKTKEKLLAPSEIVDVVMDFSSSRGDSAILANNASYPYPSGDQVNEANGNVMKFIIDREPELDTSRIPKKLIRYPSPDPSSASQTRHIAMFEYTSPVDEPTHLYLNGKPYSYPATETPRAGTSEVWYVINLTQDNHPLHIHLGLFKVLDQTEIKDLGEFKDCMLKINDAERCHLSRHARGKKVDVRAHENGWKNVYKMMPGYMTKILVRFAYIHSNSSYVFDATAEPGYVYHCHILDHEDNVMMRPLKFIN; translated from the exons ATGGTTTCTTCTGAGAGGGAGAAGGTCATGTCTGAGTTGTTGTTTGTGGTTCTGTTTGGGGGAATCATCTTGACCGCCACTTGGGCTGAGGAAGGGCTCTTGAACCCGGCAAAGCTCGAGATGTTTGTCGATGAGCTTCAGGACATGCCCAAAATCCAAGGTTTCGAGGTCATCAACGGGGTCTCCAGACCAAGGAGACTCAAGATTGGCATGTACCCTATTCGCTGG AAATTCCACCGAAACCTGCCTTCAACACCAGTGTTCGCATACGGTACATCCAGGTCCACCGCAACCGTTCCGGGTCCCACGATCGAGGCCCTCCACGGCATCGACACGCATGTTACGTGGCTGAATCACCTCCCTCAAAAACACATACTCCCATGGGACCCAACGATCCCAACCGCCATACCCTCCAATCGAAAGGGCATTCCGACCGTGGTTCATCTCCATGGAGGGATCGAGGAGCCCGAAAGTGATGGCCACGGAGATGCATGGTTCACCGCTGGGTTTAGAGATAAAGGGCCCACATGGACCAAGAGGACTTATCACTATCATAATCATCAGCATCCCGGGAACCTATGGTACCATGATCATGCCATGGGGTTGACCCGGGTCAACCTTTTGGCCGGATTGATCGGGGCCTACATCATACGCCATCCAGAGATCGAACAACATCTAGGACTCCCTTCGTGTGATGAGTTTGACCATGCTTTGGTCGTGTTTGACCGCGGCTTCCGGGTTGATGGATCCATATACATGAACTCAACGGGGAATAACCCCTCAATACATCCACAGTGGCAGCCGGAATACTTTGGGGATGCAATCATAGTGAACGGGAAGGCATGGCCGTACATGAAAGTGCGTCGACGTAAATATAGATTTCGCATAATCAACGCCAGTAATGCTCGATTTTTCCAGTTCTTTTTCACCAACGGTCTCGAGTTTGTCGTTGTGGGTTCCGACTCAGCGTACCTAGAGGAACCGGTGAAGACCAAGGAGAAGCTTCTTGCCCCGTCAGAGATCGTCGATGTGGTCATGGACTTCTCTAGTTCAAGGGGTGACAGTGCTATCTTAGCTAACAATGCATCGTATCCCTACCCCTCTGGCGACCAGGTGAATGAGGCCAATGGCAACGTCATGAAGTTCATCATTGACAGGGAACCAGAACTCGACACGTCACGCATACCCAAGAAGCTAATAAGATACCCAAGTCCCGACCCATCCAGTGCGTCCCAAACCCGACACATTGCCATGTTCGAGTACACGAGCCCCGTCGATGAACCGACTCACCTGTACCTGAATGGGAAGCCCTACAGTTATCCAGCCACCGAGACTCCCAGGGCGGGGACCTCGGAGGTGTGGTATGTGATCAACCTGACGCAGGACAACCACCCATTGCACATACATTTGGGGCTCTTCAAGGTTTTAGATCAGACAGAGATCAAGGACTTGGGTGAATTCAAGGACTGTATGTTGAAGATCAACGATGCGGAGAGGTGTCACTTGAGCAGGCACGCCCGCGGGAAGAAAGTCGATGTTAGAGCACACGAGAATGGATGGAAGAATGTGTACAAGATGATGCCCGGGTACATGACCAAGATCCTAGTGAGGTTTGCGTACATACACTCAAACTCGTCTTACGTATTCGATGCAACCGCAGAGCCCGGCTATGTTTACCATTGCCAT ATCTTGGACCACGAAGATAACGTGATGATGAGGCCTCTAAAATTCATCAACTGA
- the LOC116211669 gene encoding uncharacterized protein LOC116211669 — protein MQLVLMLGVQLNPIIEKLCQEHTQLDLPGSLTLGSSLDQDKKHHHQHQLFGLLKPFPAVSIASRASLELPELLVVVGSVLKVLEVRVPSMSSSYDRFYCLRFPKLPSNSFLACSCCSYLILSSPQLHRVQLLPPQLCHKPKRGLEKKIGIGRCRWG, from the exons ATGCAACTTGTCCTCATGCTCGGAGTCCAGCTCAACCCTATCATTGAGAAGCTTTGCCAAGAGCACACACAGCTTGACCTCCCTGGCTCTCTCACTCTCGGATCTTCTCTCGACCAAGACAAGAAGCATCACCATCAACATCAACTGTTTGGGTTGCTGAAGCCATTTCCTGCAGTTTCAATCGCTTCCCGTGCCTCCCTTGAACTCCCTGAGCTACTTGTAGTTGTCGGTAGTGTCCTCAAAGTCCTCGAGGTCCGAGTTCCCTCAATGAGCTCCAGCTATGACCGTTTCTACTGCCTAAGGTTTCCTAAGCTTCCGTCCAACTCATTTCTCGCTTGTTCATGTTGCTCCTACCTCATCTTGAGCTCCCCGCAGCTCCATCGAGTTCAACTTCTTCCTCCACAGCTTTGCCACAAGCCAAAGAGAGGGCTAG agaagaaaattggAATAGGCCGATGTCGGTGGGGCTAG